A genomic segment from Geitlerinema sp. PCC 7407 encodes:
- the infC gene encoding translation initiation factor IF-3 has product MPVTPRKQQRDLPQINERIRFPTIRVIDSGGEQLGIMTPQEAMRVADERELDLVLVSDKADPPVCRIMDYGKYKFEQEKKAREAKKKQHSAGVKEVKMRYKIEEHDYRVRINQAIKFLKSGDKVKATVMFRGREIQHTDLAEDLLKRMATDLQEVAEIQQSPKREGRNMMMLLSPKK; this is encoded by the coding sequence ATGCCTGTAACCCCAAGAAAACAGCAAAGAGATTTACCCCAAATCAACGAGCGTATCCGCTTTCCGACAATCCGTGTCATCGACAGCGGTGGTGAGCAGCTTGGCATTATGACGCCTCAAGAGGCGATGCGAGTCGCCGACGAGCGAGAATTGGACTTGGTCCTAGTCAGTGATAAAGCAGACCCGCCCGTTTGCCGCATCATGGACTATGGCAAGTATAAATTCGAGCAAGAGAAAAAAGCCCGCGAAGCGAAGAAAAAGCAGCATTCGGCTGGCGTCAAAGAAGTGAAGATGCGCTACAAAATCGAAGAGCACGATTATCGAGTGCGCATCAATCAAGCCATCAAATTCTTGAAGTCGGGCGATAAGGTCAAGGCAACTGTCATGTTCCGGGGCCGGGAAATCCAGCATACGGACCTAGCAGAAGATTTGCTGAAGCGGATGGCTACGGATTTGCAAGAGGTTGCAGAAATCCAGCAGTCCCCCAAGCGGGAAGGCCGCAACATGATGATGCTGTTGTCGCCGAAGAAATAA
- a CDS encoding Crp/Fnr family transcriptional regulator → MLTSVDRLLFVRKVPLFQELRDDFLIRLASVMDEISFDTGHTIFTEGEEGRSLYIVVSGRVRVHIADRELAQLSEGTPFGEMALFDAEPRSASITTLEPCECLVLTQQQLYDAIYETPGIAINIIKILSRRVRELNRRLDGQKNNSLPTMHTQPLVLNHGRGPVY, encoded by the coding sequence ATGCTGACTAGTGTCGATCGCTTGCTTTTCGTTCGCAAAGTACCGCTGTTTCAGGAGCTACGGGACGATTTTTTGATTCGCCTGGCATCGGTCATGGACGAAATTTCCTTTGACACTGGCCACACCATTTTCACCGAAGGCGAAGAAGGGCGATCGCTCTACATCGTCGTTTCCGGGCGCGTCCGGGTCCACATCGCCGATCGCGAACTGGCTCAGCTCAGCGAAGGCACCCCTTTTGGGGAAATGGCGCTTTTCGATGCCGAACCCCGCTCCGCTTCCATCACCACTCTTGAACCCTGCGAATGCCTCGTCCTGACCCAACAGCAGCTCTACGACGCCATCTACGAAACCCCAGGCATCGCCATCAACATCATCAAGATCCTGTCGCGGCGGGTCCGAGAGCTCAACCGCCGCCTCGACGGCCAGAAGAACAACAGCTTGCCCACTATGCACACCCAGCCCCTGGTGCTTAATCACGGTCGTGGGCCTGTGTACTAA
- a CDS encoding HEAT repeat domain-containing protein: MRVKQKQLAETAWGQRLLRWVNLRPEESDRTFSMFFFYTVTSIGLLWMEASTVALFLDRYGANSLPWIYVIGAGIASGLGLMYSWMQRVFPLRKVIVVIGFLMALPLLLFWFGLQWPVLAAITVFGMRLWLEAIYTLNDLNASITANQLFNIREIKRAFPLISSGVLVADVVSGFALPVLVALLGLPNVILVACVFMTLGACVLFYLSRTYQSFFPDTPQSRGEGRSHFRNRRIQGPLQRYVMLLFGFFIMLQVLFLLVDFQYLSQLELNLSGGSIASFLGLFSGVLGIFELTTQWFASSRTIEQVGVFRSAMLLPAAIAFTAASSFIALWVGPLFFFLIVILMKFLDELLRYTLVASISPVLFQPLPDSISSRVQSVVRGIAEPISTGFTGLGILCVIWVCRHVFPNLSARDLQAFQGWIFIGVTLIAAMMWFGIVYWLRSGYVDLLVLSAERGELGTSDINPRSLKRAVSETLEKPGTDEHKRSCLEMLSQLYPQDVGEVVAHILPKLSPTLQRQGLEAMLVHPSPLYIEPVRSLLTMGPPPDVLALVLRYIWLTEAEPDIQQLRSYLHPEMDPIVRGTAAAMMLRRGNPIQKAEATNVLRRMLTHRRERERMTGCLALGEALYLQALRIHIPKLLQDESLRVRCALLEAIAATQLREYYPSLIQGLHYPSTRDAAMRALVRLGNEVLPLLIEQAQDMHKPELIRMQAWSAIGQIGTLEAIEALVQYVILSWGNERRNVLRVLLKLPKHQTAIAEDLLGRKQVEDLIDQELRFLGEIYAVLLDLAPEHIQGREAELLQRSLQDMQSDTLERLFLLLRFLYPSGAVQAGAFNLQSHSRANVARGLEILDNTLDLGRKRSLLIVLDRRSTLEKLQSLSDLVTYEPMTPSDRLRYLMDRQHFLSDWGLACCFHLAYRARWSIPAEQTLACLSHPIGFVREAVLSYLSMASPRTLREILPMMANDPNRLVAHQVARLMQEMGISAPGANAASSPRSPAPERSTSTMQFRPT, encoded by the coding sequence ATGCGAGTCAAACAAAAGCAGCTAGCTGAGACGGCCTGGGGTCAACGGCTGCTGCGCTGGGTGAATCTACGACCGGAAGAGAGCGATCGCACGTTCTCGATGTTTTTCTTCTATACGGTGACGTCCATCGGGTTGCTGTGGATGGAGGCCAGCACCGTTGCGCTGTTCCTCGATCGCTACGGCGCAAACTCTCTGCCCTGGATTTATGTCATTGGCGCAGGTATCGCCTCGGGATTGGGCCTGATGTACTCCTGGATGCAGCGAGTTTTTCCGCTGCGCAAGGTGATTGTCGTCATTGGCTTTTTGATGGCGCTGCCGCTACTGCTGTTTTGGTTTGGGCTCCAGTGGCCGGTCCTAGCGGCGATCACGGTCTTTGGGATGCGGCTCTGGCTAGAGGCGATCTACACCCTCAACGACCTGAATGCCTCAATCACGGCGAACCAGCTGTTCAATATTCGCGAAATTAAGCGGGCGTTTCCCCTCATTAGCAGCGGAGTGCTGGTGGCGGATGTGGTCAGCGGCTTTGCACTGCCGGTGCTGGTGGCGCTGTTGGGCTTGCCCAATGTGATTTTGGTGGCGTGCGTTTTTATGACGCTGGGGGCCTGTGTGCTGTTTTATCTCAGCCGCACCTATCAGTCTTTTTTCCCAGATACGCCCCAGAGCCGGGGAGAAGGGCGATCGCACTTTCGCAACCGGCGAATTCAAGGCCCTTTACAGCGGTACGTGATGCTGCTGTTTGGCTTTTTTATCATGCTTCAGGTGCTGTTTTTGCTGGTGGATTTCCAGTACCTGAGCCAGCTAGAGCTGAATCTGAGCGGCGGCAGCATTGCGAGCTTCCTGGGACTTTTTAGCGGCGTCCTGGGGATTTTTGAGCTGACGACGCAGTGGTTTGCGTCCAGCCGCACGATTGAGCAGGTGGGGGTTTTCCGGTCGGCGATGCTGCTGCCCGCGGCGATCGCCTTTACGGCGGCTTCGTCCTTCATTGCCCTGTGGGTGGGCCCCCTGTTCTTCTTCTTGATCGTGATTTTGATGAAGTTCCTGGACGAGCTGCTGCGCTATACCCTGGTGGCCAGCATTAGCCCCGTCCTGTTTCAGCCGCTGCCAGATTCGATCAGCAGCCGGGTGCAGTCGGTGGTGCGCGGCATCGCCGAGCCGATTTCCACGGGCTTCACGGGCTTAGGCATTTTGTGTGTGATTTGGGTGTGCCGCCACGTTTTCCCCAATCTGTCTGCGCGCGATTTGCAGGCGTTCCAGGGCTGGATTTTCATTGGGGTGACGCTGATTGCGGCCATGATGTGGTTTGGCATTGTTTACTGGCTGCGATCGGGCTATGTGGATCTGCTGGTGCTGAGCGCTGAGCGTGGCGAACTGGGCACGTCGGACATCAACCCGCGATCGCTCAAGCGCGCGGTTTCAGAAACCCTCGAGAAGCCGGGCACCGACGAGCACAAACGCTCTTGCCTGGAAATGCTCAGCCAGCTCTATCCCCAGGATGTGGGCGAAGTCGTCGCCCACATCCTGCCCAAGCTCTCGCCAACGCTTCAGCGCCAGGGTCTTGAGGCAATGCTGGTTCATCCAAGCCCGCTCTACATCGAGCCGGTGCGATCGCTGCTGACCATGGGCCCGCCGCCGGACGTCTTGGCCCTGGTGCTGCGCTACATCTGGCTGACCGAGGCTGAACCGGATATTCAGCAACTGCGATCCTATCTGCACCCCGAGATGGACCCCATCGTGCGGGGAACGGCGGCGGCCATGATGCTGCGGCGGGGCAACCCGATCCAGAAGGCAGAAGCAACCAATGTGCTGCGGCGGATGCTGACCCACAGGCGCGAGCGGGAACGGATGACTGGCTGTCTGGCCCTGGGAGAAGCGCTGTATCTGCAAGCCCTGCGGATTCACATTCCCAAGCTGCTCCAGGATGAATCGCTGCGGGTGCGCTGCGCTTTGCTGGAGGCGATCGCCGCCACTCAGCTGCGAGAATATTACCCATCCCTCATCCAGGGTCTGCACTATCCGTCCACGCGCGACGCAGCCATGCGGGCCTTGGTCCGCTTGGGCAATGAGGTGCTGCCGCTGCTGATCGAGCAGGCCCAGGACATGCACAAGCCCGAGCTGATTCGGATGCAGGCCTGGAGCGCCATCGGTCAGATCGGCACCCTCGAGGCCATCGAGGCGCTGGTGCAGTACGTGATTTTGTCCTGGGGCAACGAGCGACGCAATGTGCTGCGGGTGCTGCTCAAGCTGCCCAAGCACCAAACGGCGATCGCCGAAGATCTCCTCGGTCGCAAGCAGGTCGAAGATCTCATTGACCAAGAACTGCGGTTCTTGGGCGAAATCTACGCGGTGCTGCTCGATTTGGCGCCGGAGCATATTCAGGGGCGCGAGGCTGAGCTATTGCAGCGATCGCTCCAAGACATGCAGAGCGACACCCTCGAGCGCCTGTTTTTGCTCTTGCGCTTTCTCTATCCGTCCGGGGCCGTGCAGGCAGGAGCGTTTAACCTGCAGTCCCACTCTCGGGCCAACGTCGCGCGGGGTCTGGAAATTTTGGACAACACCCTCGACCTCGGCCGCAAGCGATCGCTGCTCATCGTGCTCGACCGACGCTCCACCCTCGAAAAACTCCAGAGCCTTAGTGATCTCGTGACCTACGAGCCCATGACTCCCAGCGATCGCCTGCGCTATCTGATGGATCGCCAGCATTTCCTCTCGGACTGGGGGCTCGCCTGCTGCTTTCATCTGGCCTATCGCGCCCGCTGGAGCATTCCCGCCGAGCAGACCCTTGCCTGCCTGAGCCATCCCATCGGCTTTGTCCGTGAAGCCGTTCTCAGCTATCTCTCCATGGCTTCTCCCCGTACCCTGCGGGAGATCTTACCCATGATGGCCAACGATCCCAATCGACTGGTCGCTCACCAAGTCGCCCGACTCATGCAAGAGATGGGGATTTCGGCTCCGGGCGCAAATGCCGCTTCCTCGCCGCGAAGCCCTGCTCCTGAGCGGTCTACCAGCACCATGCAATTTCGGCCCACCTAG